One Succinispira mobilis DSM 6222 genomic window carries:
- a CDS encoding ribonuclease J, translating into MKSKLQIIPLGGLGEIGKNMTVIRYEDDIILVDAGLMFPDDDMLGVDLVIPDMSYLFENRDNIRAVFLTHGHEDHIGALPYLLKNLDLPVYGTALTLGILQSRLKEANVSAKNLFEIKPGDKIKAGVFKVGFLRVNHSIADAVALAIDTPHGMVVHTGDFKFDQTPVDGQVTEFHKFAELGDKGVLALLCDSTNAERPGYTLSEKSVGAAFDEIFRNAKNRIVVASFSSNVHRIQQVIDGAVKYKRKVAVIGRSMINVVGIASELDYLKIPEGVLIDIDEVNNYPANQIAIVTTGSQGEPMSALTRMAMSDHRKVTIVKGDTVVISATPIPGNEKLVARTVDFLFKLGAEVIYEKSEGIHVSGHASREELKMMHNLVRPKFFIPVHGEYRHLIHHAKLANEVGLPKENIFVMENGDVVELTATEGAIAGKVAAGRVLVDGLGVGDVGNIVLRDRRQLSQDGILIIVVTIDRSRGAVVAGPDIVSRGFVYVREAEGLMEDAKDRVQQALDKCAQNGVSDWSSIKFSVRDSLGRFLYERTRRRPMILPIIMEI; encoded by the coding sequence ATGAAAAGTAAATTACAAATTATTCCTTTAGGAGGCCTAGGGGAAATAGGGAAGAACATGACAGTTATTCGCTATGAAGATGATATCATTTTAGTGGATGCTGGGTTGATGTTTCCAGACGATGATATGTTAGGGGTTGACTTAGTTATTCCTGACATGTCATATCTGTTTGAAAATCGTGATAATATTCGGGCAGTTTTTTTAACTCATGGGCATGAGGATCATATTGGTGCATTGCCATATCTATTAAAAAATCTTGATTTGCCAGTTTATGGTACTGCTTTGACATTAGGGATTCTTCAAAGTCGTTTGAAAGAAGCTAATGTTAGTGCGAAAAATCTTTTTGAAATAAAACCAGGGGATAAAATTAAGGCGGGAGTTTTTAAAGTTGGGTTTTTAAGGGTTAATCATAGTATTGCTGACGCTGTAGCTTTAGCAATTGATACTCCACATGGGATGGTAGTTCATACAGGCGATTTTAAATTTGATCAAACTCCAGTAGATGGTCAAGTTACCGAATTTCATAAATTTGCAGAATTAGGCGATAAAGGTGTTTTAGCACTTTTGTGTGACAGCACTAATGCCGAACGCCCTGGCTATACTTTGAGTGAAAAAAGTGTCGGAGCAGCTTTTGATGAAATTTTCCGCAATGCCAAAAATAGAATTGTTGTAGCTAGTTTTTCTTCAAATGTACACAGAATCCAACAAGTTATTGATGGTGCGGTAAAATATAAGCGCAAAGTTGCGGTTATTGGTAGAAGTATGATTAACGTAGTTGGGATTGCTTCTGAATTAGATTATTTAAAAATACCTGAAGGGGTACTAATTGATATTGATGAGGTAAACAATTACCCAGCGAATCAGATAGCAATAGTAACGACAGGTAGCCAAGGGGAACCAATGTCAGCCTTGACGCGTATGGCGATGTCTGATCATCGTAAAGTTACAATTGTAAAGGGAGATACTGTTGTTATTTCGGCAACACCAATTCCAGGGAATGAAAAGCTGGTAGCACGCACCGTTGATTTTTTATTTAAATTAGGTGCTGAGGTTATTTATGAAAAATCTGAAGGTATTCATGTATCTGGACACGCTAGCCGTGAAGAATTAAAAATGATGCATAATTTGGTACGTCCTAAGTTCTTTATTCCAGTACACGGCGAATACCGTCATCTTATTCATCATGCTAAATTGGCAAATGAAGTAGGTTTACCGAAAGAAAATATTTTCGTAATGGAAAATGGTGATGTCGTGGAACTTACGGCTACTGAAGGCGCAATTGCCGGTAAGGTTGCAGCGGGCCGAGTATTAGTTGATGGACTAGGTGTAGGCGATGTGGGGAATATTGTTTTGCGGGATCGTCGACAATTATCGCAAGACGGAATATTGATTATTGTTGTTACTATTGATCGGAGTCGTGGTGCGGTGGTTGCTGGGCCAGACATTGTGTCGCGGGGGTTTGTCTATGTGCGTGAAGCTGAAGGTTTGATGGAAGATGCTAAAGACCGTGTGCAACAAGCCTTAGATAAGTGTGCACAAAATGGAGTTTCTGATTGGTCAAGTATTAAATTTTCAGTGCGAGATTCTTTAGGAAGATTTTTATATGAACGTACACGTAGAAGACCAATGATTTTGCCAATCATAATGGAAATATAA
- a CDS encoding helix-turn-helix domain-containing protein: MPKVGSKLRETREAKNLTLKDVEQATNIRRKYLEALEAGEYEVLPGEVYVKGFIRNYSECLGLNPEELLALYKNENSPLKIEEQIDNSRSEIKEKKQNEGSFKAKIHQERQNNYLVYFVVVVVLALGIYFGLEMFSPKEKSQLATQAETIVLEKKTEQVLSKPVQEQKTVTSTATKNQGLTLEVQASRRCWVFVVADGKKIYEGILEKDAKISWQAREKLSVKLGDATALKLELNKKAVALKAKDGEVIEKEFTVKDI; the protein is encoded by the coding sequence TTGCCTAAGGTTGGGAGTAAATTACGGGAAACACGGGAAGCAAAAAATTTAACTTTAAAAGATGTAGAACAAGCAACTAATATACGTAGAAAATATTTGGAAGCTTTAGAAGCTGGTGAATATGAAGTTTTACCTGGAGAAGTCTATGTCAAAGGGTTTATTAGAAATTATTCAGAGTGTTTGGGCTTAAATCCAGAAGAACTTTTGGCGTTATATAAAAATGAAAATTCGCCATTGAAGATAGAAGAGCAAATTGATAATTCCCGAAGTGAGATAAAAGAAAAAAAACAAAATGAGGGCTCTTTCAAAGCAAAAATTCATCAAGAACGGCAGAACAATTATTTAGTATATTTTGTGGTTGTGGTGGTGCTGGCACTAGGAATTTACTTTGGCTTAGAGATGTTTAGTCCTAAAGAAAAATCGCAGTTAGCAACGCAAGCAGAAACGATAGTTTTGGAAAAAAAAACTGAGCAAGTTTTGAGTAAACCGGTTCAAGAACAAAAAACAGTTACATCAACAGCAACAAAAAACCAAGGGTTAACCTTGGAAGTTCAAGCAAGCAGACGCTGTTGGGTGTTTGTTGTTGCTGATGGCAAAAAGATTTATGAAGGTATACTTGAAAAGGATGCCAAAATTAGTTGGCAGGCTCGTGAGAAATTGAGTGTTAAATTAGGCGACGCAACGGCTTTGAAGTTGGAACTAAACAAAAAAGCAGTTGCTTTAAAGGCTAAAGATGGGGAAGTCATCGAGAAAGAATTTACAGTAAAAGATATATAG
- a CDS encoding YgiQ family radical SAM protein — protein sequence MLKNFLPITKQDMAERGWEQLDFIFVSGDAYVDHPSFAPAVICRVLEAQGYKVGLICQPDWRDTKDFKRLGRPRLGFLVAAGNLDSMLSRYTAAKRERKTDLYTPGGAVGKRPDRATIVYCNRVREAYKKVPIIIGGIEASLRRFTHYDYWENKLRRSVLVDSKADLLIYGMGEKQIVAVADYLAGGIPVEEIQFVEGTAYLATSIQHLEGMEQVHIASHEQLLTDKKLFAKAYKMQYDEQDPIRGRMVIQRTADCYVVQNPPAQPLTTAEMDAIYALPYMKTYHPSYEALGGVPAIEEVKFSIVSQRGCFGSCSFCAIHSHQGRIIQSRSHESIIQEATELTEMEDFKGYIHDLGGPTANFRHPSCSKQLSKGTCKNRQCLHPTPCKMLDTSHEDYIQLLRKVRALPGIKKVFIRSGIRYDYLLLEKTGVFLHELCANHVSGQLKIAPEHIVPHVLEAMQKPGKEVYLEFMDKFTKKNEKLGLKQYLVPYLISSHPGSRLEDAIALAEFLLAIGHYPEQVQDFIPTPGSLSTAMYYSEYNPLENTEIYVAKEQKEKAMQRALLQYKNPKNRELVLQALQKAGRLDLIGNGPKCLIKGRERGQSPRSNYVKKNNKPPIKKGN from the coding sequence ATGTTAAAAAATTTTTTACCCATTACTAAGCAAGATATGGCCGAACGCGGTTGGGAGCAGTTGGATTTTATTTTTGTCAGTGGGGATGCCTATGTAGACCATCCTTCATTTGCACCAGCTGTTATTTGTCGCGTGCTAGAAGCACAGGGATATAAGGTTGGTTTAATTTGTCAACCTGATTGGCGCGATACCAAAGATTTTAAACGACTAGGTCGCCCACGCTTGGGATTTTTAGTGGCGGCTGGTAATTTAGATAGCATGTTAAGCCGTTATACAGCTGCAAAACGTGAACGTAAGACAGATTTATATACTCCAGGTGGGGCAGTTGGTAAACGCCCAGACCGGGCAACAATAGTCTATTGTAATCGAGTGCGAGAAGCTTATAAAAAAGTACCAATTATTATTGGGGGAATAGAGGCAAGCTTACGGCGATTTACACATTATGATTATTGGGAAAATAAATTACGCCGTTCTGTTTTGGTAGACAGCAAGGCGGATTTATTGATTTATGGAATGGGCGAAAAACAAATTGTGGCTGTAGCAGATTATTTGGCAGGTGGAATTCCTGTAGAAGAAATCCAGTTTGTAGAAGGAACGGCCTATTTGGCTACTAGTATTCAACACTTAGAAGGAATGGAACAGGTTCATATTGCTAGCCATGAACAGTTGTTGACAGATAAAAAACTGTTTGCTAAGGCTTACAAAATGCAATATGATGAGCAAGACCCAATTCGAGGACGCATGGTTATTCAAAGAACTGCCGATTGTTATGTGGTTCAAAATCCTCCTGCCCAACCTTTGACTACTGCTGAAATGGACGCAATTTATGCTTTACCATATATGAAAACTTATCATCCGAGCTATGAAGCATTAGGTGGAGTACCGGCGATAGAGGAAGTTAAATTTAGTATTGTTAGTCAGCGAGGGTGTTTTGGTAGTTGTTCTTTTTGTGCAATACATTCGCATCAAGGACGTATTATTCAAAGCAGGAGCCATGAATCGATTATTCAAGAAGCCACAGAGCTTACAGAAATGGAAGATTTTAAAGGGTACATACATGATTTGGGAGGGCCTACTGCTAATTTCAGACATCCATCTTGTAGCAAACAGTTAAGTAAGGGAACTTGTAAAAATAGACAATGCTTACATCCAACACCCTGTAAAATGCTAGATACTAGTCATGAGGACTATATTCAACTTTTAAGAAAAGTTCGGGCGTTACCAGGTATAAAAAAAGTATTTATACGTTCAGGTATTAGATATGACTATTTACTACTAGAAAAAACTGGAGTGTTTTTGCATGAACTTTGTGCTAATCACGTAAGTGGGCAATTGAAAATTGCTCCAGAGCATATTGTACCGCATGTTTTAGAAGCTATGCAGAAACCAGGAAAAGAAGTCTATTTAGAATTTATGGATAAATTTACTAAAAAAAATGAAAAGTTGGGTCTTAAACAGTATTTAGTGCCTTATTTGATTTCTAGTCATCCAGGTTCGCGCTTAGAAGATGCGATAGCTCTAGCTGAATTTTTACTAGCAATTGGTCATTATCCAGAACAAGTACAGGATTTTATTCCAACCCCAGGTAGTTTATCGACGGCTATGTATTATTCAGAATATAATCCATTAGAAAATACTGAAATTTATGTTGCTAAAGAACAAAAGGAAAAAGCAATGCAAAGAGCATTGTTGCAGTATAAAAATCCTAAAAATCGAGAGTTAGTATTACAGGCTCTACAAAAGGCTGGTCGACTTGATTTAATTGGTAATGGCCCTAAGTGTTTGATAAAAGGTAGAGAACGAGGACAAAGTCCAAGAAGTAATTATGTCAAAAAAAATAATAAACCACCAATTAAAAAGGGTAACTAA
- the rimO gene encoding 30S ribosomal protein S12 methylthiotransferase RimO: MSLKVGLVSLGCPKNLVDSENMLGFINASKYEITPHPEDADVIIINTCAFIESAKEESITTILQMAQYKQEKCKAIIVAGCMVERYAESLLEEIPEIDAVVGVNDWQKIIEVIEQLDLAVEKQAQIVCTNSEQLALYSSAMPRLLTTPKHFAYVKIAEGCDNACSYCIIPRIRGEYRSRDKADILKEVTSLVEKGVREVILIAQDVTRYGEDLYGKLTLPELLSDLNAIEELKWIRLMYLYPQSFTDELIETMANLPKVLKYIDIPLQHISNKVLADMNRQDSKESISCLIDKIRAKIPNVCIRTAFIVGFPGETEQDFLELCDFVETYNFDNVGIFTYSQEEDTVAAEMPNQVDDFVKQERYHQLMSIQAKISEFKNQTLETAEIEVVIEGFDLEDKTVALARSYREAPEIDGCVYVENASGYQVGDFLQVEVLQGFTYEIVAEPKVK; encoded by the coding sequence ATGAGTTTGAAAGTTGGGCTAGTTAGCCTAGGGTGCCCCAAAAATTTAGTAGATTCCGAGAATATGCTTGGATTTATTAATGCTTCTAAATATGAAATTACACCACATCCAGAAGATGCGGATGTAATTATTATTAATACATGTGCTTTTATTGAGTCCGCGAAGGAAGAATCAATTACGACTATTCTTCAAATGGCTCAATACAAGCAAGAAAAATGCAAGGCTATTATAGTTGCTGGCTGTATGGTTGAGCGTTATGCAGAAAGTTTATTGGAAGAAATTCCTGAAATTGATGCAGTGGTCGGGGTGAATGATTGGCAAAAAATAATTGAGGTTATTGAGCAACTGGATTTAGCAGTAGAAAAGCAGGCGCAAATTGTTTGTACAAATAGTGAACAATTAGCGTTATATAGTTCTGCAATGCCAAGATTATTGACTACACCTAAGCATTTTGCGTATGTAAAAATAGCAGAAGGCTGCGACAATGCTTGTTCTTATTGTATTATTCCACGTATTCGCGGGGAATATCGAAGTCGAGATAAAGCAGATATTTTAAAAGAAGTTACTAGTTTAGTAGAAAAAGGCGTCAGGGAAGTAATTTTAATTGCTCAAGACGTAACCCGTTATGGTGAAGATCTTTATGGTAAATTAACTTTGCCAGAGCTATTGTCTGATTTAAATGCTATTGAAGAATTGAAATGGATTAGGTTAATGTATTTATACCCACAGTCTTTTACAGATGAGTTAATTGAAACTATGGCTAATTTGCCAAAGGTGCTGAAATATATTGATATTCCGTTGCAACATATTTCCAATAAAGTTCTTGCCGATATGAATAGACAGGACAGTAAGGAAAGTATTAGTTGTTTAATAGATAAGATTCGAGCAAAAATCCCAAATGTTTGTATACGCACGGCATTTATTGTTGGGTTTCCAGGGGAAACAGAACAGGATTTTTTAGAGTTGTGCGATTTTGTTGAAACATATAATTTCGATAATGTAGGTATATTTACCTATTCGCAAGAAGAAGATACAGTAGCTGCGGAAATGCCTAATCAGGTGGATGATTTTGTAAAACAAGAGCGTTACCACCAATTAATGAGTATTCAAGCGAAAATTTCTGAATTCAAAAATCAAACTTTAGAAACAGCTGAAATAGAAGTTGTGATTGAAGGATTTGATTTAGAAGACAAAACTGTAGCGCTAGCTAGATCATATCGCGAAGCTCCAGAAATTGACGGTTGTGTGTACGTGGAGAATGCCTCAGGATATCAAGTTGGTGATTTCTTACAAGTTGAGGTTTTACAAGGTTTTACTTATGAGATTGTAGCAGAACCAAAAGTAAAATAA
- a CDS encoding competence/damage-inducible protein A yields the protein MIVEIVSTGTELLLGEILDSNAQFLSTRLNELGFSVLYRTTVGDNHERMASVLKTALQRADIVITTGGLGPTQGDITKEVTAKIFDLPMVLDEASLEHINQFFAKRDICMPTSNKKQAEFALGAEIIPNNFGTAPGMSIKQADKMIINLPGPPAELQGIFEEQVVPYLFKNFGYQGIIYSKTLKMFGMGESSVANSLEKIISTQDNPTIAIYARNSDVLVRLTAKAQDEQHAQNLLEQTEQQVRACLGEFIYGVNAEELQAVVAQELLTKQQTISLAESCTGGLVTAMLTEIPGCSNFLKGSIVCYSNESKIRELQVEPISLQTHGAVSEQVAKQMAIGVRKLMQTDIGVGITGIAGPDGGSDLKPVGLVYVAIATENKVVCQRYIFTGSRNVVRHRVAKTALMNVFKIIKHKEF from the coding sequence ATGATTGTTGAAATTGTTAGTACGGGAACAGAGTTATTATTAGGCGAAATTTTAGATAGTAATGCCCAATTTTTATCTACACGTCTAAATGAGCTAGGCTTTAGTGTGCTCTATCGGACTACTGTAGGCGATAATCATGAAAGAATGGCGTCTGTATTAAAAACAGCGTTACAGCGGGCGGATATCGTAATAACAACTGGTGGCTTAGGGCCAACTCAAGGTGATATTACTAAAGAAGTTACTGCTAAAATCTTCGATTTACCAATGGTGTTAGATGAAGCAAGTTTAGAACACATTAATCAATTTTTTGCAAAGCGTGATATTTGTATGCCGACAAGCAATAAAAAACAAGCGGAGTTTGCTTTAGGTGCCGAAATTATTCCTAATAATTTTGGTACAGCACCAGGAATGAGCATTAAGCAAGCGGATAAAATGATTATAAACTTACCTGGACCACCTGCGGAACTTCAAGGGATTTTTGAAGAGCAAGTAGTGCCATATTTATTTAAGAACTTTGGTTATCAAGGTATAATATATTCAAAAACTCTAAAAATGTTTGGGATGGGTGAATCAAGTGTGGCTAATAGTTTGGAAAAAATTATTAGTACTCAAGATAATCCTACTATTGCAATATATGCTCGTAATAGTGATGTTTTAGTAAGACTTACAGCTAAGGCTCAGGATGAGCAGCATGCACAAAATTTACTAGAACAAACAGAACAACAGGTGCGTGCTTGTTTAGGTGAATTTATATATGGAGTGAATGCAGAAGAATTGCAGGCCGTAGTTGCCCAAGAACTCCTTACTAAACAGCAAACAATTAGTCTGGCGGAGTCATGTACTGGTGGATTAGTTACAGCAATGCTTACGGAAATTCCAGGCTGTTCTAACTTTTTAAAAGGTTCGATAGTTTGTTATTCCAATGAAAGCAAAATTAGAGAATTGCAAGTTGAGCCAATAAGCTTGCAAACTCATGGTGCAGTTAGTGAACAAGTTGCTAAGCAAATGGCTATTGGAGTTCGTAAACTTATGCAAACTGATATTGGAGTGGGCATAACGGGAATTGCTGGCCCTGATGGCGGTAGCGACTTAAAACCAGTGGGGCTGGTATATGTAGCGATTGCTACTGAAAATAAAGTAGTATGTCAGCGCTATATATTCACAGGTAGTAGAAATGTAGTAAGGCATCGTGTAGCCAAAACTGCGTTAATGAATGTATTTAAAATTATAAAACATAAAGAATTTTAG